A single window of Mustela erminea isolate mMusErm1 chromosome 4, mMusErm1.Pri, whole genome shotgun sequence DNA harbors:
- the H1-4 gene encoding histone H1.4 has product MSETAPAAPAAPAPAEKTPVKKKARKSAGAAKRKASGPPVSELITKAVAASKERSGVSLAALKKALAAAGYDVEKNNSRIKLGLKSLVSKGTLVQTKGTGASGSFKLNKKAASGEAKPKAKKAGAAKPKKAAGAAKKPKKAAGASAPKKSAKKTPKKAKKPAAAAGAKKAKSPKKAKAAKPKKAPKSPAKAKAVKPKAAKPKTAKPKAAKPKKAAAKKK; this is encoded by the coding sequence ATGTCCGAGACTGCGCCCGCTGCGCCCGCCGCTCCGGCCCCTGCCGAGAAGACGCCTGTAAAGAAGAAGGCCCGCAAGTCCGCCGGTGCCGCCAAGCGCAAGGCGTCCGGGCCCCCGGTGTCCGAGCTCATCACCAAGGCCGTCGCCGCGTCCAAGGAGCGCAGCGGCGTGTCCCTGGCGGCGCTCAAGAAGGCACTGGCGGCCGCCGGCTACGACGTGGAGAAGAACAACAGCCGCATCAAGCTGGGCCTCAAGAGCCTGGTGAGCAAGGGCACCCTGGTGCAGACCAAGGGCACCGGCGCCTCGGGCTCCTTCAAGCTCAACAAGAAGGCGGCTTCCGGCGAGGCCAAGCCCAAGGCCAAGAAGGCGGGCGCGGCCAAGCCCAAGAAGGCGGCCGGGGCGGCCAAGAAGCCCAAGAAGGCCGCGGGGGCCAGCGCCCCCAAGAAGAGCGCCAAGAAGACCCCAAAGAAGGCGAAGAAGCCCGCGGCGGCTGCAGGAGCCAAAAAAGCAAAGAGTCCGAAAAAAGCGAAAGCAGCCAAGCCCAAGAAGGCGCCCAAGAGCCCTGCAAAGGCCAAAGCGGTGAAACCTAAGGCGGCCAAGCCAAAGACCGCCAAACCCAAGGCAGCCAAGCCAAAGAAGGCGGCAGCTAAGAAGAAATAA
- the LOC116587653 gene encoding histone H2B type 1-M, with protein MPEPTKSAPAPKKGSKKAVTKAQKKDGKKRKRSRKESYSVYVYKVLKQVHPDTGISSKAMGIMNSFVNDIFERIAGEASRLAHYNKRSTITSREIQTAVRLLLPGELAKHAVSEGTKAVTKYTSSK; from the coding sequence ATGCCTGAGCCCACCAAGTCCGCTCCAGCCCCGAAGAAGGGCTCCAAGAAGGCGGTGACCAAGGCGCAGAAGAAGGACGGCAAGAAACGCAAACGCAGCCGCAAGGAGAGCTACTCGGTGTACGTGTACAAGGTGCTGAAGCAGGTGCACCCCGACACCGGCATCTCGTCCAAGGCCATGGGCATCATGAACTCGTTCGTCAACGACATCTTCGAGCGCATCGCGGGCGAGGCGTCCCGCCTGGCGCACTACAACAAGCGCTCGACCATCACGTCCAGGGAGATCCAGACGGCCGTGCGCCTGCTGCTGCCCGGGGAGCTGGCCAAGCACGCCGTGTCCGAGGGCACCAAGGCCGTCACCAAGTACACCAGCTCCAAGTGA